One region of Candidatus Poribacteria bacterium genomic DNA includes:
- a CDS encoding IscS subfamily cysteine desulfurase, giving the protein MSQPIYMDSHATTPLDPRVLEAMMPYLTNHFGNAASSTHLFGEYAKDAVDIARDQVADLIGCSEEETIFTSGATESDNLAVKGIAYQYKDRGNHIITSTVEHHAVLDSCKALEDSGFDVTYLPVDKYGMVHPQQVEDAITDRTVLISLIYVNGEVGTINPITEVGEIAEKYGILFHSDATQGIGKVESDVDKLKVDLMSFTAHKMYGPKGIGALYVRKKNPPIQLYPLLHGGGQENNIRSGTLNVPGIVGFGAACELCKQEMVEEVNRIAALREQLYHELSKRIDLIYLNGHPIKRVPGNLNLSFEFVESQSILSGLNEIALSSGSACNSDSVEPSYVLRAMGVKDELALGAIRFGLGRHNTKAEVDTVVECVAAQVARLRELSPLYEMVQNDNYEAVIPENGEI; this is encoded by the coding sequence ATGTCACAACCAATTTACATGGATAGCCATGCCACCACACCCCTCGATCCACGAGTGCTAGAGGCGATGATGCCATACCTGACAAACCATTTCGGGAACGCTGCCAGTAGCACGCACCTATTCGGGGAGTACGCGAAGGATGCAGTGGACATTGCACGCGATCAGGTCGCAGATTTGATTGGCTGTTCAGAGGAGGAGACCATATTCACCAGCGGCGCGACGGAATCGGATAACCTCGCGGTCAAGGGGATCGCCTATCAATATAAAGATCGTGGAAATCATATCATTACCAGCACCGTCGAACACCACGCAGTTTTGGATTCATGTAAGGCATTAGAGGATTCAGGATTTGATGTGACCTACCTTCCCGTGGACAAATATGGGATGGTTCATCCGCAGCAGGTCGAAGATGCCATCACAGATCGAACCGTACTAATTAGCCTCATCTACGTCAACGGCGAAGTCGGAACAATCAACCCCATCACAGAAGTGGGCGAAATCGCGGAGAAATATGGTATACTTTTCCATTCCGATGCGACGCAAGGGATCGGCAAAGTTGAATCCGATGTTGACAAACTAAAAGTAGATCTGATGTCGTTCACAGCCCACAAGATGTACGGTCCCAAAGGAATCGGTGCCCTCTACGTCCGCAAGAAAAACCCACCGATCCAGTTGTACCCGCTGCTACACGGCGGCGGTCAAGAGAATAACATTAGATCGGGGACGCTCAACGTCCCCGGTATCGTCGGTTTCGGAGCAGCCTGCGAGTTGTGCAAGCAGGAGATGGTGGAAGAAGTGAATCGAATCGCTGCGTTACGAGAGCAGCTCTATCACGAATTATCTAAACGGATTGATCTCATCTACCTCAACGGACATCCGATAAAACGCGTTCCCGGCAACCTCAACCTCAGCTTTGAGTTTGTCGAAAGCCAGTCGATACTATCGGGCTTGAATGAGATCGCACTTTCATCAGGGTCAGCCTGTAATTCTGACTCCGTTGAACCATCCTACGTTCTACGTGCGATGGGAGTTAAAGACGAACTTGCCCTCGGTGCTATCCGATTCGGTTTGGGACGCCACAACACGAAAGCAGAGGTTGATACGGTTGTAGAGTGCGTCGCAGCACAGGTCGCCCGGTTGCGTGAACTATCCCCGCTATATGAA
- a CDS encoding antitoxin family protein — translation MKHVIDAIYENGTFRPMQPNTIEISEGAHVRITIDDETEPVSLKLATCVYDGLSEEDINEIEQIALDRSNFFGTRSTN, via the coding sequence ATGAAACATGTAATTGATGCCATCTACGAAAACGGCACATTTCGACCAATGCAGCCCAATACAATCGAAATTTCCGAGGGTGCACACGTCCGTATCACCATTGACGATGAAACAGAACCGGTATCTCTGAAACTCGCAACCTGCGTTTACGACGGTCTTTCTGAGGAAGACATTAACGAAATTGAACAAATCGCGCTTGATCGGAGCAATTTCTTTGGCACGAGGAGCACGAATTGA